The genomic DNA TCAACGAAGAACTGTACAATTTGTCAATACCTTCTCCGTTTTCATAGAGGAATCAATCTCACGAGTTAAACGAGTCGCAAATCAACACTTAATGAGACGCTTGCTGCACTCCGCTTCCATAGAACAATTTTCTTAGCTTGTAGCTGGCTGATTAAACACCAAAAGAGCAATAAAATAGAGCGTTAAATGTTCGTCTTAAGTTTACACTAGGAACAGTTAAAAATGCTTATAAGtctaaacaaaaatattttggcaGCGTGAACAGCTCTCCAACTTATCCATGGTCCTTTAAAGAAAAGTATAATTAAATCCTTAAACAGCTTTGCCACTAAAATCATTCTTGTACTCGCTCCAACCTCGATCAGCGGTCCCTTCTGTTCAGAGGTCAGATCGTAACCACTCGAAAGCAAAGGAATCAGCGGAATACAGGTTTTCTGATCGACAATGTCTTTCCCAACTGTAAATCTATGTAGATGTCTTATTTTGGTAGGTTCAACCTAAGGTAAAAAATTCATCAATAGAAGTTAAGTCAAAGGCAACATCTTATAATAAGTAATAGAGTATTTTCAGTTGTATATTGTAGGTAAATTAACACCAAAACTGCATTTTTCAAGGGCATCTCTTTATTGGGTATTCTCATATGGCATCAGTCTCACTATTCGTCTATCAAAAAATCCTTCGCGTTGGTAAAAGCAAAAATCTTgcaaagaaagataaaatatcGACGTGGTATCACCAAGTGTAACAGTAAAACGCAGAAACGGCTTATtgagaaaagtttgaaaaacaaaaagtgtaAGAAAACGAGTAAACatacatgtaaacaaaaaaattcaagccgacaatagttaacaattattcaccgtAGTGGAGGTTAATGATGGTAGACATTAACCGGGATCAGATTTTAGAATCATTTTCACCCACAAAAAATTGCTGAATTTCCAAAATCgatgaattttttactttagaaaTCGTCTCTACAGGAGACATTTGTccttaatatttttgttgttttcggaaattgcaacagttatgattaattggtaacagttATGATGTTAATTATAACTatgcggtcgtccgattttgttaatcactcgtatgattgcagaacgaattggactccactctgtcctattaccattatttatcattaGTATCATCATAgttataattatcatcataacTGTTCTTATTACtactgttatcattattattacatgTACCATCATCATTATCGCTATCATTATCACACtattattaatatcataatTGTTATTACTACTATTAATACTAATAACATTATATCATTATCCACATTATTCTACTTCTGTCttcaaataaactttgtttcaacTGACCTTTTCATGTTCTTCTTCTCTTTATCGCCTGGCAGCTTCActtgaatgatttcaaaatggttctCGGAGTTTTCAAGGACAATTGCTACCAAGCGCTTACAAGGATAAGCTGCAAAACTTAGAACATATCGTTCCTCAACAATTTCACTAAGGAGATCACCAGATATAACGTTGTATAATCTAAGACAAAAACCTCTTGGATAATTCAAGCTGACGATGCAGTCCTCGTTACTGATAAACTTAATATCATTTGCAGCCATGATCTCCAATTCACAAATCACTTTTCCCGAAACTGCGTTGAGGACGTAAGAGCCAATTTCATCAAAAATGACGACGTATTCTTCAGTGggagaaaaaataacagttacGTATAACCCGGATAGATCTAATTGAATAGAAGTTTCCCATATCACTTGGTTTTTACGCCACAGCTGCAGAGACTCTCCATCAGTAGTGGTTAGCACTTCACATTTATTATTACATGCAAAAAATGCACCACCAAAATTTGCAATCGTTGACacaattttttcattcgttGTATCTAGAATGATCACTTCTCGTCTGCCATCATCGTCATTCACCGTTTCCAAGGCGACTAGTTCCTCTGATAAGGGTACAGCAACCCTGACAAAAAAGCCAGTCCACCTTTGCATGCAAGCAGACAACTCAGAGTTCCACAACTCAAGCGAGCTACCATTTGTTTCGAATAGGACACCTCTTTTGACGGGCACAAGACGAAAACGCCTTCCGATAGTCAGACATGCCTTGCGACTAACCCTTTTACTTAAAACATCGCCAGTCACAAGATTTATTCGCTGGATCCTTGTACCCACCACGGTATAAAGAGAGTTACCATCAACAGAGAAATAAACGCTATCTGGTAGTCCAGAGTAATCATCTCCAGCAGAACCGTTTTCCTCTATGTCCTCAAGTAGAGGTTCCTGATCATCTAGGAAAGAGAGAACAGAATAAGgatcagggtaatttagtattatcaactgagttgagagcgtaaattggccatcgtaaagattttaaaagctaACTCTCGGAACGtcaacgtcagcttttaaactctttacggtggccaatttacgttatcaactcatttgataacactaaattaccctcagacatggtttgatgctactttggtttacagatttaatgattgtaaccgaagaagttacaattcatagactcaacgtttcgacactcctgaattctactgaattcaaatgcgataggaggcgctccgcttcatttccggattttgggaggaggtttagcacgcctgagtaTGTTGTGTATGTGGCGTAAAAACCAAGTATACACATATATttctaatgtcctaaaggcaaatggctatacgaaaacctttctccgtaactgccaaaaaccagttacaactagtaactctcttgatgaaagggaactagcgactggttttgctgttattccttacattcagggtgttacagaacccatcaagagaattttgaatagccacaacgtttaagttgctcaaaaaccttttcagacttcggggcatatttttgccaaacctaaggatcctgtcacgaaaaaacaacgaaccgacgccatttattctattccttgcaatgactgtgacaacgtatacatcggacagaccaaacgtcagtttggtacacgtttcaaagagcatcaaaaagcggttttcttttgcaaaaaggaaaattcagctttatcggagcacacatgcctaactaaccatacaattgggtgggataattctaaaattatcaccgcTAATCGGCGTTActaccagcgcctttgtttggaggcttggcatattaactccgcccacgctcctcgaaatcgtgacgatggcggcttgcTTACTGACGCTTacttacacctcgtcagaaaaaaaggcagctaattagtgatcatatagaaggacctcttgttgcagcgtttagatcacccctgatgaaggcactagacaggagtgtcgagacgttgggtctatgaattgtaatttcttcggttacattcattaaatctgtaaaccagagtagcaccaaaccatgtctgattgtccatctggttgccgtgtgaactttaatatattaaattaccctgttatacacttccaccgacgcagcaccacagtttctttagaaacttaccccctttaaaatAAGGATCAGCTCCATTCTCTGATAAGCTGCATAGACCAATTTCCAATCGTTGTGATGGTTCATCGAGTTTGAGCCTCTTTTCTGATGGGTCATTAAATTCCGTTCGTTCTCCCACAAAGTCATCAAATTCACCTTTCTTTTCCGTAGAGTTGTTAAGTTCCATTGTCTGTTCAACTAGGCCACCCAGTTCAGCCATCTGTTCGAGTAGGTCGTCAAGTTCAGCTCTCTGTTCTGATGGATCAACAACTTCAGCTCTCTGTCCTGACAGAACATCGATTTCAGCTTTCTGCTCCGGCATATCGTTGATTTCTGGTAGGTTATGTTCCGTTAGATCGTTATTTTCGGCTCTCTCTGTCGTAATGTCACCGGGTTCTGTGCTTTGTCCTGCTTCATCGCTACTCTCACCTCTCCACTCCCTTATGTCATTAAGGCTACACATTTCAATCACTTTACTGAGAGGGGAAACTCTTAGTAACAACTGCTTTTTCAATACAAGTACAAAATCTACAGATGGGAATTTTCTTAAAGATGAATTCCAAAAGGGATCTCCTGACAAGAAACCACTCTCATTGCAAGTTTCAAATTCCGAGGCGTACTGGTAGGGACTCGTCCTAAAAAAGCGATCCAAACTACATATTGACTTAGTGTTTCTGTCAATATCTAAACAAAAAAGCTTGGGCTTCGGAGACCAAACATGTTCATCCTCATccaaaaccaaacagaaaaaaaaacggctGTCAGGAGTTAACTTAACATATTGTGACCAAGCAGAAGCCCATATCAGAGTCTCAAATCCATCATTCATGTCAATGAGGTATACGCACTTGTCAGAATCGACGATCACCATCCGTCTTCCACTAGCAGaccaagcaaaagataaaatttcgCATTTGTGTGTAAAACGATAAATTTCGCTTCCATCTTTTAGACTCCACTGGATGACGCAATTCCTTCCGtccagacagtcagtcagcaGCGTGGTTTTGTCACCAGACATTGAACAAACTTTGAACCGGCACTTGCTCGAACGGAAAAGAGGTTGCACGTCTCCGACCAAGGTATAACCCTGACACAGAGTCCTTTGCAGGATCAGGTTTAAGGTTGGATGGAAAACTACTGACCGGGAAAATGGATGAAAGGAAAACCCACTGAACCCACGGCACACCCATAAATCATTCTCTGATACCAACGAAGGGCGTTTCCACATTGGCTGGGCAGTACGGAGCGACCACAGATGAATTGTGCCATCGAAACACTCGCAAACCAGGTAGTCCTGATTTGGTGAGACATCAAAGCAGGCCACCCAATCTGAAGCAAAAAACCGCAGTAGAACATCTGTTCTTTCCTCCTTCTTTCGCAAATATTCCATATATGGTAAGTCCGCATACTTGGTGTTCAGCAGGCTTAATGCCTCCGCAGACAGTTCACGTCCTCCTTCATTCAACAAGATTTGAAAGATGGCATAAGGAAGTTTTGAAAGAGTACTTAAATGCTTCCGCAACAGCAGCAATAACGTCTCGAGGGCTTCTCTGCAATTCTTTGACAGAccatttgtattttccttctcttgtacGAAAAGAATATCTTCAGTGGCTGCTGTACTCTTCACAGTTAGCTTTGCATAGACCAATTCTAGGTCCAAAACATAATTCTTTACAATGTCGTCGAGGCTACACGGACGGGCATTCTCTTCTACCTCAAGTATATGCTGAACACCATGCTGCAAGGCATACCTCGACGTCTGTTTCAGTGTTGAACTCTGGATCCCTTTAAGTTTCAATTCATCTAGTTCATCTCTGCAAAGCTTTGCAATGACGCGATGACTTTCTTTTCCGCTAACAGTAAACTTCTTTTGCCTCGAAGTAGACTCCTCGACCAACCAGTCCTTGACTGACTTGTGAAAGAAGTTAATGCACTCGCCCTCAATGGGTAGAAGAGCCGAGATACAATCAACTGCGTCTCGTACTTTTTGCTCATCAGCCGACGACCATTCTTTTGAAAGGAACAACTTATAAGCAAACTCGACGGGTAATGGTTCTCTTGCTGCCACCATGgcatttaaaaaatcaaagagttGCTCTTCGGTGATACCCAGTTCTTTCTGCATTTCACTTTTCAGGCGTTTGAACTGGCCTTGATAAACGGACGAAATACCAGATGGCAAGCCGCTGTTGATCACTTCAGCAGCACTCATACCCGCAGCATGCCTCTTAATGAACTCTGTCAGGTAATAGGTATATAACATGACTCCTTCTGACTCTTCAACAAGCTTCTCCAAGAGGGTATCTTggcaatcagattgcaggacATATTCCAGTTGCTTTTGAAAGCAAAGCCTAACGTCCATCAAGTTTTCTTGATCGTTTGGGTCTAGCTGTATGGGATTTAAGTCTTGAATCTTCTCTGAGATGTTCATTTCAGGTCGCGTTGTTACCACAAATCGAATCCAGAACGGAAGTGTCTTGAAGTAATCAGCAATCACATTCAAAAGCTCATTACGCCCCTGGTATTCACTTTCGTCTAAGCCATCTATTACAATGAGATGGATAGAGCCTGGGTCTTCCAAATCTGAAAGAGGTTCtccaaacaaaaattcaaacagttCTTCCACTTCCATGTTTCCAATTTCAACGCCCACATTTCTCGACAACTTCTTCACGATAGCCTTCTTAAACTCTGGCAGCGAGTCTGAAAGCTGACAGGCTAACGACTGCAGCATCACTTTGGGATTCCTTTGGCGTGCCTTGTTATGGCGACAGAAGTGGCTCCCTGACAATCTTCCAGCCTCTAACATCTTTTGGCACAAAACAGCTGAGATTACAGACTTTCCCATTCCTGCGTTCCCACTAATAATAATCACTCTATTTGGAGAACTTTTGTCGTCTAACCACCTCTCAACTTCGTTAAGAATCGATAAACGAGTTCCCTCAACATATCTGCTTGCATGGCCTCTAAGTTCACGTAAATTGTCAACCTTTGCTAGTTTCGTAAGGACTTCGTCACCTCTAATGCACTCCTTCTTGTTATTCAAAGTTTGAATGGTTTGAAGCTTCTCAGAGACTTTTCCAAAGATATCTTGAATAGCTGTACTGTCTTGTTGTTGGCTCTGCACAGATTCTTGTAAGTTCTTCTGCAACTGATGAACTTCTTCCAGCTTTACTTTACTTTCATCGACAGTTTGCAGCACTTTGGTCTCAATATCCTTCAGCTGTGATTTTACATCTCTCTCAGAATCAGCCCACTCAAGCAACGCATCTAAGAACACTTGCTCTCCACAATGCTCAGCCTTCAATCGATCAATTTCCGCCTGCTCCAAGTCAAGAGCAACAAGAACAGCACTGATCTCCTGCCACAGAGTTGAGAAAGCTGGATCAGCAATACCAGTTGTGGTAACATGGCCATACAATTCATTGCGGTAAAACTTTATGCGAGCAAGATTTGCTTCAAGGGAGTTGTCACATGGAGATGGTTTTGTGTGCCACCCAGAGTGGGGTGGAGAGAGACCACAAATTTTGGTTAAGAGAAGGAATAAAAGAGTGATATCGAATGTTTGGGAGTCTGGAGGAGCACCGCTTGGAGGAATTAATAGATCCCATTGAGGTTTGTGTAGGATCCTTCTTCTCAACAGACTTTTAAGAGTCAAAGAGTTTGATTTCAATGCGGCTGAAAGACTTGCTGGGGGATGATATCCATTGAAAATGCTCCTAAGAGCTGTTGTTCCACCATCG from Pocillopora verrucosa isolate sample1 chromosome 10, ASM3666991v2, whole genome shotgun sequence includes the following:
- the LOC131798268 gene encoding uncharacterized protein, with the protein product MASASPSPLASSVEKTNGAKLSRLLIDGGTTALRSIFNGYHPPASLSAALKSNSLTLKSLLRRRILHKPQWDLLIPPSGAPPDSQTFDITLLFLLLTKICGLSPPHSGWHTKPSPCDNSLEANLARIKFYRNELYGHVTTTGIADPAFSTLWQEISAVLVALDLEQAEIDRLKAEHCGEQVFLDALLEWADSERDVKSQLKDIETKVLQTVDESKVKLEEVHQLQKNLQESVQSQQQDSTAIQDIFGKVSEKLQTIQTLNNKKECIRGDEVLTKLAKVDNLRELRGHASRYVEGTRLSILNEVERWLDDKSSPNRVIIISGNAGMGKSVISAVLCQKMLEAGRLSGSHFCRHNKARQRNPKVMLQSLACQLSDSLPEFKKAIVKKLSRNVGVEIGNMEVEELFEFLFGEPLSDLEDPGSIHLIVIDGLDESEYQGRNELLNVIADYFKTLPFWIRFVVTTRPEMNISEKIQDLNPIQLDPNDQENLMDVRLCFQKQLEYVLQSDCQDTLLEKLVEESEGVMLYTYYLTEFIKRHAAGMSAAEVINSGLPSGISSVYQGQFKRLKSEMQKELGITEEQLFDFLNAMVAAREPLPVEFAYKLFLSKEWSSADEQKVRDAVDCISALLPIEGECINFFHKSVKDWLVEESTSRQKKFTVSGKESHRVIAKLCRDELDELKLKGIQSSTLKQTSRYALQHGVQHILEVEENARPCSLDDIVKNYVLDLELVYAKLTVKSTAATEDILFVQEKENTNGLSKNCREALETLLLLLRKHLSTLSKLPYAIFQILLNEGGRELSAEALSLLNTKYADLPYMEYLRKKEERTDVLLRFFASDWVACFDVSPNQDYLVCECFDGTIHLWSLRTAQPMWKRPSLVSENDLWVCRGFSGFSFHPFSRSVVFHPTLNLILQRTLCQGYTLVGDVQPLFRSSKCRFKVCSMSGDKTTLLTDCLDGRNCVIQWSLKDGSEIYRFTHKCEILSFAWSASGRRMVIVDSDKCVYLIDMNDGFETLIWASAWSQYVKLTPDSRFFFCLVLDEDEHVWSPKPKLFCLDIDRNTKSICSLDRFFRTSPYQYASEFETCNESGFLSGDPFWNSSLRKFPSVDFVLVLKKQLLLRVSPLSKVIEMCSLNDIREWRGESSDEAGQSTEPGDITTERAENNDLTEHNLPEINDMPEQKAEIDVLSGQRAEVVDPSEQRAELDDLLEQMAELGGLVEQTMELNNSTEKKGEFDDFVGERTEFNDPSEKRLKLDEPSQRLEIGLCSLSENGADPYFKGDDQEPLLEDIEENGSAGDDYSGLPDSVYFSVDGNSLYTVVGTRIQRINLVTGDVLSKRVSRKACLTIGRRFRLVPVKRGVLFETNGSSLELWNSELSACMQRWTGFFVRVAVPLSEELVALETVNDDDGRREVIILDTTNEKIVSTIANFGGAFFACNNKCEVLTTTDGESLQLWRKNQVIWETSIQLDLSGLYVTVIFSPTEEYVVIFDEIGSYVLNAVSGKVICELEIMAANDIKFISNEDCIVSLNYPRGFCLRLYNVISGDLLSEIVEERYVLSFAAYPCKRLVAIVLENSENHFEIIQVKLPGDKEKKNMKRLNLPK